One window of the Salvia splendens isolate huo1 chromosome 1, SspV2, whole genome shotgun sequence genome contains the following:
- the LOC121803124 gene encoding vestitone reductase-like, translating to MEPQKNGTPEKVTIANGTPKKVCVTGGTGFLGSWMIKRLLEDGYSVNATVRLDPERKRDISYITNLPGAAERLQIFNADLDKPETFAPAVEGCVGVFHTAHPLDFAEKESEEVKLKRVTTAMKGILQACVDSKTVRRVVYTASISSAAFDPANTGLVDEDSWTDVEFVRSLKAFGGPYIVTKAVAEKAAIELAAELGLDFVSVIPTWITGPFICPNFPDSVYVSLALILGDKGHYQHLKESSLVHVDDVARAHIHLFEYPEAKGRYIMAAEQFEIGELSDFLSVKYPQYKMPSPDSWKDVAAVKFSGLSTKKLEATGFKYENGLGEMFDGAIKSCKERGFIN from the exons ATGGAACCCCAAAAAAATGGAACCCCAGAAAAGGTGACAATAGCGAATGGAACCCCAAAAAAGGTGTGTGTGACCGGAGGAACTGGTTTTCTTGGATCATGGATGATCAAGAGGCTACTCGAAGATGGCTACTCCGTCAACGCCACTGTCCGGCTCGATCCAG AGCGGAAGAGGGACATTAGCTACATCACAAACCTCCCCGGCGCGGCCGAGCGGCTGCAGATCTTCAACGCCGATCTTGACAAGCCGGAGACGTTTGCCCCGGCCGTGGAGGGGTGCGTCGGCGTGTTCCACACGGCGCACCCGCTGGACTTCGCGGAGAAGGAGAGCGAGGAGGTGAAGCTGAAGCGCGTGACCACCGCTATGAAAGGCATCCTGCAGGCCTGCGTCGACTCCAAGACCGTCCGCCGCGTCGTCTACACGGCCAGCATCTCCTCCGCCGCCTTCGATCCCGCCAACACCGGCCTCGTCGACGAGGACTCGTGGACCGACGTTGAGTTCGTCCGCAGCCTCAAGGCCTTCGGGGGCCCCTACATCGTCACCAAGGCCGTGGCCGAGAAAGCCGCCATCGAGCTCGCTGCTGAGCTCGGCTTGGACTTCGTCTCCGTCATTCCGACGTGGATCACCGGCCCTTTCATTTGCCCTAATTTTCCGGATTCCGTTTACGTCTCCTTGGCCTTGATTCTTG GTGATAAGGGACACTATCAGCACCTAAAAGAATCGAGTTTAGTCCACGTGGACGACGTTGCTCGAGCACATATCCACTTATTCGAGTATCCCGAGGCAAAAGGGCGATACATCATGGCGGCGGAGCAGTTCGAGATAGGAGAGCTTTCCGATTTCCTCTCCGTTAAATATCCACAATATAAGATGCCATCTCCAGA CTCGTGGAAAGATGTGGCGGCGGTGAAATTTTCTGGGCTGTCGACGAAGAAGCTTGAGGCGACTGGATTCAAGTACGAGAATGGATTGGGTGAAATGTTTGACGGCGCGATTAAATCCTGCAAAGAAAGGGGGTTTATCAATTAG